In Chitinophaga nivalis, a single genomic region encodes these proteins:
- the pdxR gene encoding MocR-like pyridoxine biosynthesis transcription factor PdxR produces the protein MLRPWKTILQLTLHSSKTVSQQIADGIINEIKKGRLKPGMSLPGSRVLADDLGVNRKTVVIAYTTLTDEGWLSTAYKAGTFVSDTLPDTPPVPHYKKQTPGKAESNFRFNAFTIPPIISHASNKTHIIFNDGLPDARLAPLDQLAKAYKRIFQQKARWRLMGYGSEKGEDSLRAALCKMLNHDRGLSIDPGNILVTRGSQMALYLTAHTLVQPGDVVAMETPGYLPAWETFKKAGARMQPVKVDEQGICVQELEKICRRKKIKAVYVTPHHQFPTTVSMKIDRRLQLIALSARYGFAIVEDDYDHEYHFGLRSLLPLASMEAAANVIYISSLSKLISPAIRIGYLAGPQPFIDAVAALRTIIDRQGDPVMEYAVAELMEAGEIHKHARRAFGIYKERRAHMAACLDQYLLRHITYQQPEGGLAYWVQFRKTVDTAALCQQLLKKGVQLIDTERFSFNKTPLHALRLGYASLTPEELTAGIAAIASVL, from the coding sequence ATGTTAAGACCATGGAAAACCATTTTACAGCTCACCTTACACAGCAGTAAAACGGTATCGCAACAAATAGCAGATGGCATCATCAACGAAATAAAGAAGGGACGCCTGAAACCAGGCATGTCGCTGCCGGGCAGCCGCGTGCTGGCCGATGACCTGGGCGTGAACCGGAAAACAGTGGTCATAGCCTACACCACCCTGACCGATGAAGGCTGGCTCAGCACCGCCTACAAAGCAGGCACTTTTGTATCCGATACCTTACCGGATACCCCGCCGGTACCACACTATAAAAAACAAACACCCGGCAAAGCCGAAAGCAACTTCCGGTTTAATGCCTTTACCATCCCACCGATTATCTCGCATGCCAGCAATAAAACACATATTATATTCAACGATGGCCTGCCGGACGCACGGCTGGCGCCACTGGACCAGCTGGCCAAAGCCTATAAACGGATCTTCCAGCAAAAAGCGCGGTGGCGGCTGATGGGATATGGCAGTGAAAAAGGAGAAGACAGTCTGCGGGCAGCACTCTGTAAAATGCTGAATCATGACCGCGGGTTAAGTATAGATCCTGGTAATATTCTCGTCACCCGCGGCAGCCAGATGGCGCTGTACCTGACGGCACACACCCTCGTGCAGCCGGGCGATGTGGTAGCCATGGAAACCCCGGGCTATCTGCCCGCCTGGGAAACCTTTAAAAAAGCCGGCGCCAGGATGCAGCCTGTTAAAGTAGATGAACAAGGCATCTGTGTACAGGAGCTGGAAAAAATATGCCGCCGTAAAAAAATAAAGGCCGTATATGTAACGCCCCATCATCAGTTTCCTACTACCGTGAGTATGAAGATAGACCGGCGTTTGCAGCTGATTGCCTTATCGGCCAGATATGGTTTTGCCATTGTGGAAGATGATTACGATCACGAATATCATTTCGGATTACGCAGCCTGTTGCCCCTGGCCAGCATGGAAGCCGCCGCCAATGTGATTTACATCAGCTCTCTCAGCAAACTGATTTCACCGGCTATCCGGATTGGTTATCTGGCCGGCCCGCAACCTTTTATTGATGCGGTAGCCGCCTTACGTACCATCATTGACCGGCAGGGAGATCCGGTGATGGAATATGCAGTGGCAGAATTGATGGAAGCCGGCGAAATTCATAAACATGCCCGCCGGGCATTTGGCATCTACAAAGAGAGACGGGCACATATGGCCGCCTGCCTGGATCAGTATTTATTGCGGCACATTACCTATCAGCAGCCGGAAGGCGGACTGGCCTACTGGGTGCAATTCCGCAAAACAGTGGATACCGCCGCCCTTTGCCAGCAGCTGCTCAAAAAAGGCGTGCAGCTGATTGATACCGAACGTTTTTCTTTCAACAAAACACCCTTACACGCCCTGCGGCTGGGTTATGCGTCGTTGACACCGGAAGAATTAACGGCCGGTATTGCGGCCATTGCCAGCGTATTGTAA